A window of the Verminephrobacter eiseniae EF01-2 genome harbors these coding sequences:
- a CDS encoding dihydrodipicolinate synthase family protein codes for MQKYRPEDLHGIHAIVYALFDADERLDRAAMRRQVQACLSCGVHGMAALGLATEVSKLTEAERRTVMDWVAEDTAGKVPLAFTIFGASVAEQTAQLRHAQQAGADWVILQPPTVGTFSAAEYIRFFGRVAQATTLPVAIQNAPAFLGRGLSADEIRELVEQQPNIRLIKGEGPVVEIAGLLERTAGRVSVFNGRGGLELVDNLRAGCRGMILAPDCIDYAVSAYEAWRSGDEARAECQYREMLPAVVFVMQGVENLLCYGKRLFGARAGIAIHDRAPAQRATPAGAAMVERFAAALGALGDAR; via the coding sequence ATGCAGAAATACCGGCCCGAAGACCTGCACGGCATCCACGCCATCGTCTACGCCTTGTTCGACGCCGACGAGCGACTGGACCGCGCAGCCATGCGGCGCCAGGTGCAGGCTTGTTTGTCCTGCGGGGTCCACGGCATGGCAGCGCTCGGACTGGCCACCGAGGTGTCCAAGCTCACCGAAGCCGAGCGCCGCACGGTCATGGACTGGGTGGCCGAAGACACTGCGGGCAAGGTGCCGCTGGCGTTCACCATCTTCGGCGCCTCGGTCGCCGAGCAGACGGCCCAACTGCGGCATGCCCAGCAGGCCGGCGCAGATTGGGTGATCCTGCAACCACCGACGGTTGGCACGTTCAGCGCCGCAGAGTACATCCGCTTCTTTGGTCGCGTCGCCCAGGCCACCACCCTTCCCGTGGCGATACAGAACGCGCCCGCCTTCCTCGGTCGCGGTCTGTCGGCGGACGAAATCCGCGAACTCGTCGAGCAACAGCCGAACATCCGATTGATCAAGGGCGAAGGGCCGGTGGTGGAAATTGCCGGGCTGCTGGAACGCACCGCAGGCCGCGTGTCCGTCTTCAACGGCCGTGGCGGGCTGGAACTGGTGGACAACCTGCGCGCCGGTTGCCGCGGGATGATTCTGGCGCCCGACTGCATCGACTACGCAGTCAGCGCCTACGAGGCTTGGCGCAGCGGCGACGAAGCGCGCGCCGAATGCCAGTACCGCGAGATGCTGCCGGCCGTCGTCTTCGTGATGCAAGGCGTGGAAAACCTGCTGTGCTACGGCAAACGCCTGTTCGGCGCGCGCGCGGGCATCGCCATCCACGACCGCGCCCCGGCGCAGCGCGCCACGCCGGCCGGCGCGGCCATGGTCGAGCGTTTCGCAGCGGCACTGGGGGCCTTGGGTGATGCGCGCTGA
- a CDS encoding IS110 family RNA-guided transposase translates to MSVTSMTVGIDVAKAHIDVCVLEPKSGAQRFTNDAEGHSALAALLQPLDVGLVVMEATGGYEVALACALQAAGLPVAVLNPRQARDFAKSMGRLAKTDAVDARMLAELAAVLLRREDLSRFLRPLTDECQQWLAALVTRRRQLLTMLHSERQRLQITPAKLHPSIEAIVAAIKAQLNELETQMVGHVREHFGDLDRLLQSAAGVGPVASATMIAELPELGRLNRREIAALVGVAPMANDSGSSKGRRRVQGGRFEVRRVLYMATLTATRYNPAIKAFYERLKAAGKLPKVALVACMRKLLTTLNAMVRTGKPWDKSLHGT, encoded by the coding sequence CCCAGCGGTTTACCAACGATGCTGAAGGCCACTCGGCCCTTGCAGCGCTTTTGCAGCCCCTGGATGTGGGCCTGGTGGTAATGGAGGCCACCGGTGGCTACGAGGTGGCGCTGGCGTGTGCCCTGCAGGCCGCAGGCCTGCCCGTGGCGGTGCTCAATCCGCGCCAGGCGCGCGACTTCGCCAAGTCCATGGGCCGGCTGGCCAAGACCGACGCGGTCGATGCACGCATGCTCGCGGAGCTGGCCGCGGTGCTGCTGCGCCGCGAAGACCTGAGCCGCTTCCTGCGCCCCCTGACCGACGAGTGCCAGCAGTGGCTGGCTGCGCTGGTCACACGCAGGCGCCAGCTGCTGACCATGCTTCATTCCGAACGCCAGCGCCTGCAGATCACCCCCGCGAAGCTGCACCCAAGCATCGAGGCCATCGTGGCTGCCATCAAGGCACAGCTCAATGAGCTGGAGACGCAGATGGTGGGCCATGTGCGGGAGCACTTCGGCGATCTGGACCGGCTGCTGCAGTCGGCCGCAGGCGTTGGTCCGGTGGCCAGCGCCACGATGATTGCCGAGTTGCCCGAACTGGGCCGGCTCAACCGGCGCGAGATCGCAGCCCTGGTAGGCGTGGCGCCCATGGCCAACGATTCCGGCAGCAGCAAGGGCCGACGACGGGTGCAAGGAGGACGCTTCGAGGTCCGGCGTGTGCTGTACATGGCAACGCTGACTGCCACTCGCTACAACCCGGCCATCAAGGCCTTCTACGAACGCCTCAAGGCTGCCGGCAAGCTGCCCAAGGTCGCTCTGGTGGCGTGCATGCGCAAACTCCTGACCACGCTCAACGCCATGGTCAGAACCGGCAAACCTTGGGATAAATCGCTGCACGGCACTTGA